One window of the Betta splendens chromosome 21, fBetSpl5.4, whole genome shotgun sequence genome contains the following:
- the ranbp2 gene encoding E3 SUMO-protein ligase RanBP2 isoform X3, with the protein MLHSTLRPTLPGLNERLLSRQGQQGWNRLYDLLQAELALRPADAYVNVKLVQLFCKDGQLEEAVKHCLAAEKKVMLRHSLEWYTVVVHTLKEYLAQPSVSGNEKMCRRLQRELLLAHCSLLRITLSESSVNPSRDAFRGFDQTMQSLSSIVGQQTDELCEVFVEMRGHLYLHAATLLLKMAQDRQQTWRSVIDLAALCYLLAYQVPRPKPKLTKRDQSAPQHLELLANDRQSQAGHMLHNLTSDPSNLIREVVEVFGNRTGQESLFELLFGAQASTGTSFIANDDIHSINAATPEFSQLAKCDAGSILLHSGDLQHLSWLGLQWALLAQRPSLRDWLQQLFPRLTLETSKLDTNAPESICLLDLEVFLNGVVFCSYCQLQETAKINSGVGQQQQQLYEPRCLPLPLLRLLTTDRQREWWDAIYSLIHKRAAPGMSAKLRMIVQHGLNTLRAGEKHGLQPALAIHWAQCLSQTGDGVNSYYDQKEYIGRSVHYWKVVLPLLERIKNRRSIPEPLDPLFIHFPSRDIQISSVKGYEEEAKIAYAALLDIEGRTEEAIATLETISNMSSNWHLARIYQRLSEEASNGVEETHDKCITFLRKFRIYLSKIYNANADDIEKLPVAMEEVVDLLNDVNQQLGESGDAMDEDEEESRRGPAHSSPAHPTETSATISHLKFSSISPNKSIVSPSKRLISPKTPPHWVEDQKSLLQMLCQQVEALKNEVHDLRHNSSGNGGSPHHKMYGETYGAEGLQEPFTPVQSYHGAPLTVATTGPSVYYNQSPAYNSLLRTAANVTPTKGPMYGMNRMPPQQHMYAYQQTTHTPPLQTAPACIYPPQEQVFGAPLRFESQATNLLSPYSEEYFGQSVTQQTTNPPLPEPGYFTKPPAVPVQPPKSIEGKPVDFGKLSFSQQAPAEVPKVPSFGAGAVAQSTPSTAFKFNSNFKSNDGDFTFSASQSKHSESLLGLLTSDLPTKTDAVPEKPTAQEQLTNQIGIFTFGTKNLSSFSFVDSTQSTGTGNVFEKVEQPFKFEDVTKPVFGSGKFTAEERAVESDNDSTHIEEDEDGPHFEPIVPLPDKVDVKTGEEEEEEIFCNRAKLYRFDTDTKEWKERGIGNVKILKHSTKGKVRLLMRREQVLKICANHYINSDMLLKPNAGSDKSWVWNAIDYADEEPKPEQLAIRFKTVDEASLFKAKFEEAQKTVLKSPVKHEQQKKKGETLKDSESLAAQFALKEGEWDCAVCCVRNKPKDTRCAACQSVNPNASSQPDIQAAGDSKASPFTFKFGTDSSKSGSSGSPFTGFGAFGASIPTSFTFGTSTTKAAETLTSAFTSGFGVPFGKKSGQWDCETCCAKNEASSEVCTSCKAAKAQAADAPAGQSTIRTADSGFAQFSKKPGQWDCDVCEVRNNASVDKCVACQSAKPVTKSAAGAQIASNQPTSSGFEADIAKNHSQWDCSVCLVRNEASASKCVSCQNPNNSASVEAMFAKKDGEWDCDMCLVRNAVSASKCVACQTPNPNAKSTASTAPSASSFSFSFGSNSSAKQPPAGTGFTMPFATGSTFQFGQSSDKSSTAPSASSSSTTSGFSFSMPISSGGFKFGILDSSKETASIDNPPPGSASSFLKIIADNHSETEKASTLSAGQKEHEQNPLIAGKTNTFSFADLAQSSGDFQFGQNDPNFKGFSGAGEQLFSSFQPAPTKTDAVNELEEDEMYRTEDNDDIQFEPVVQMPDKVDLVTGEEDEQVLYSQRVKLFRFDSTTSQWKERGVGTLKFLKNNTNGRLRVLMRREQVLKVCANHWITTTMNLKPLAGSDKAWIWMANDFSDGDAKLEQLAAKFKTPELAEEFKEKFEECQRLLLDIPLQTPHKLVDTGRTAHLIQKAEEMKSGLKDLKFFLTDEKTKIKDDDTQGDVTASSNVSSLVIKAHGETTGPTLEWDNYDLREEALDDTVDSSVYASPLASSPLRKNLFRFGESTGGFNFSFQPGISPSKSPAKLNQSRASVGTDDEQDVTQDEDRDGQYFEPVVPLPDLVEISTGEENELVVFSHRAKLYRYDKQLAQWKERGIGDLKILQNYDTKGVRLIMRRDQVLKICANHWITALMKLEPMKGAEKAWVWSAFDFAEGEGNIEQLAVRFKLQDTANTFKQAFEDAKVAQEKKELMTPVTSRVAPPQDSGAAGTPRTPTAVCGKAAIAVLEETTKETTKPSQDSYVKPCSPGSQSPVNPSKTVVSPPKFVFGTDSLQKIFGSPKSNTESQSGSSFKAKDSGSHTKTSLAFPAFKIPEKGLDFRLFKDNPMAFWTSTSTTQFEPPEPLQAERGGACSEADSDSEVEVVYVREPTAEQAALARKLLLPPTFFCYQNEPGYTSDDQTDDEDYESAVRALNGKLYDDSPKAAAAAAAACGDDTDCQVVWEKKPTPEEEEKAKSLQLPPTFFCGLSTSDSDPDHDKADDFETEVHKAQRDLDAQLNAGKRASSSTAVATESAPGPSASRMPEEQTSEQPTEPQREGPSSSSPIDLSTKKTPESNTGTATTTSSQDSSFFDVNSFKGFSFADLAKNADGFAFGTQDTNFSWANAGATVFGSAVSSAPKNNGEEEGSDEEEAPNNVDIHFEPIVSLPEVETKSGEEDEEILFKERAKLYRWDRDTNQWKERGIGDLKILFHPNKHFYRILMRREQVLRVCANQIISQSMELKPMNTSANAMVWTATDYSDGDGVVEQLAAKFKTPEITQTFQKTFCECQRRMAQTDRDGSSISSPQMSRVQEHSRETNPRVFLKVSADGQPLGTITIELFSHIVPKTAENFRALCTAEKGFGLQNSIFHRVIPDFMCQGGDITNSDGTGGKSIYGSRFEDENFDVRHTGPGILSMANQGRDTNNSQFFITLKKAEHLDFKHVAFGWVQDGMDVVRHMGELGTKDGKPAKKLVITDCGQL; encoded by the exons TGTTCTGTAAGGATGGACAGCTTGAGGAGGCCGTCAAGCATTGCCTGGCTGCTGAAAAAAAGGTCATGCTCAGGCACAGTCTGGAATGGTACACAGTGGTGGTGCACACATTAAAG GAATATCTGGCTCAACCCAGTGTATCTGGTAATGAGAAGATGTGTCGCCGTCTTCAGCGGGAGCTACTATTGGCCCATTGCAGCCTGCTGAGAATCACACTGTCTGAGAGCAGCGTGAATCCCAGCCGTGATGCGTTCAGAGG TTTTGACCAAACTATGCAGAGTTTGAGCAGCATTGTGGGCCAGCAAACAGATGAACTATGTGAGGTGTTTGTGGAGATGAGAGGTCACCTTTACCTGCATGCTGCCACACTGCTGTTAAAGATGGCACAGGATCGCCAACAGACCTGGAGGTCTGTCATTGATCTGGCTGCGCTGTGCTACCTGCTCGCATACCAG GTCCCTAGACCAAAGCCTAAGCTCACCAAAAGAGACCAGTCAGCTCCACAACATTTGGAGCTACTGGCAAACGACCGACAGAGTCAGGCAGGACATATGTTACACAACCTAACATCGGATCCATCCAACTTGATTCGAGAG GTGGTGGAAGTGTTTGGAAATCGTACTGGTCAGGAAAGTCTATTTGAACTGCTGTTTGGAGCGCAGGCCTCCACGGGGACGTCATTTATTGCAAATGATGACATTCATTCTATTAATGCAGCAACTCCAGAGTTCTCTCAGCTGGCCAAATGTGATGCTG GTTCTATCCTGCTGCATAGTGGTGACTTGCAGCATCTCAGCTGGTTGGGGCTGCAGTGGGCTCTCTTGGCTCAAAGACCTTCCCTGCGTGATTGGCTGCAACAGCTCTTTCCTAGGCTTACTCTGGAAACATCCAAACTCGACACCAATGCACCAGAGTCCATCTGCCTGCTTGACTTGGAG GTTTTTTTAAATGGCGTAGTGTTCTGTAGCTACTGTCAGCTCCAGGAGACGGCAAAAATCAATAGCGGAGTCGgccaacaacagcaacaactctATGAGCCACGGTGcctccctcttcccctccttcGCCTTTTGACCACTGACAGGCAACGGGAGTGGTGGGATGCCATCTATAGTCTCATCCACAAAAGAGCCGC TCCTGGCATGTCAGCCAAGCTGCGGATGATTGTGCAGCATGGACTTAATACTCTGAGGGCTGGAGAAAAACATGGGCTTCAACCAGCACTAGCTATCCACTGGGCTCAATGTCTCAGCCAGACg GGTGATGGTGTAAACTCTTACTATGACCAGAAGGAGTACATTGGTCGCAGTGTTCACTATTGGAAGGTTGTCCTGCCACTTTTGGAAAGGATCAAAAACAGACGCAGCATACCTGAACCCCTTGATCCCCTCTTCATACATTTTCCCTCGCGAGATATTCAG ATTTCTTCTGTAAAGGGCTATGAAGAGGAAGCCAAGATAGCATATGCAGCTCTCCTTGACATTGAAGGCAGGACAGAGGAGGCCATTGCTACCCTGGAAACAATCAGTAACATGTCTTCCAACTGGCACCTGGCTCGG ATCTATCAACGGCTTTCAGAGGAGGCCAGCAATGGGGTGGAAGAGACCCACGACAAGTGTATCACTTTTCTAAGAAAGTTCAGAATCTACCTGTCGAAGATCTACAATGCTAATGCAGATGACATTGAGAAG CTGCCTGTGGCCATGGAGGAGGTTGTGGACCTCCTGAATGATGTGAACCAGCAGCTAGGGGAGAGTGGGGACGCTatggatgaagacgaggaggagagtcGAAGAGGGCCGGCACACTCCAGCCCTGCTCATCCCACAGAAACCAGTGCCACCATATCTCACCTTAAGTTTTCGTCTATCTCTCCCAACAAAAGTATTGTCTCTCCTTCCAAAAGACTG ATTTCTCCCAAGACACCCCCTCATTGGGTGGAGGATCAGAAAAGCCTTCTACAGATGTTGTGTCAGCAGGTTGAAGCACTTAAG AATGAAGTTCATGATCTGAGGCACAACTCTTCCGGGAACGGAGGCTCTCCTCATCACAAGATGTATGGGGAGACCTATGGGGCAGAGGGCTTACAGGAGCCTTTTACCCCAGTACAGTCCTATCATGGGGCCCCCTTAACAG ttgccACCACAGGCCCCTCTGTGTACTACAACCAGTCTCCAGCTTACAATTCTCTCCTGCGTACAGCAGCAAATGTCACCCCCACCAAG gGCCCAATGTATGGTATGAACCGTATGCCCCCTCAACAGCACATGTATGCTTATCAGCAGACCACTCACACACCTCCATTGCAAACAGCTCCAGCTTGTATTTACCCTCCTCAAGAACAAGTTTTTGGTGCTCCACTACGGTTTGAATCACAAGCTACAAATCTTCTATCGCCATATAGTGAAGAATATTTTGGCCAGAGTGTAACTCAGCAGACTACAAATCCTCCACTACCTGAACCTGGCTACTTCACAAAGCCACCTGCAGTCCCAGTTCAGCCACCAAAGAGCATTGAGGGGAAGCCTGTGGACTTTGGGAAGCTCTCCTTTAGCCAACAGGCACCTGCTGAAGTTCCCAAAGTGCCTAGTTTTGGAGCAGGGGCAGTTGCCCAGTCAACGCCTTCTACTGCTTTTAAATTTAATTCCAACTTCAAATCTAACGATGGGGATTTTACTTTCTCTGCTTCTCAATCCAAACACAGTGAAAGTCTGCTTGGTCTTCTTACATCAGACCTTCCCACTAAAACAGATGCTGTACCagaaaaacctacagctcaggagcagctcacAAACCAAATCGGAATCTTTACCTTTGGCACGAAGAACCTTAGTAGCTTTTCCTTTGTTGATTCTACACAGAGCACAGGCACAGGAAATGTGTTTGAAAAGGTGGAGCAGCCATTTAAATTTGAAGATGTTACCAAGCCAGTGTTTGGTTCTGGAAAGTTTACAGCAGAAGAAAGAGCAGTGGAGAGTGACAATGACAGCACTCATattgaggaagatgaggatggTCCTCACTTTGAACCTATTGTACCTCTTCCTGATAAAGTGGATGTTAAAAcgggtgaggaagaagaggaggagatctTTTGCAATAGGGCCAAGTTGTACCGatttgacacagacacaaaagaaTGGAAAGAGAGGGGCATTGGCAATGTTAAGATCTTAAAGCACAGCACAAAAGGAAAGGTTCGTCTCCTAATGAGAAGGGAACAGGTCCTTAAAATTTGTGCTAACCACTACATCAACTCTGATATGCTGCTGAAGCCAAATGCTGGCTCTGACAAATCCTGGGTCTGGAATGCCATTGACTATGCAGATGAAGAACCTAAACCTGAGCAGTTGGCCATCCGTTTCAAAACGGTAGACGAGGCTTCACTTTTCAAAGCAAAGTTTGAAGAAGCACAAAAAACGGTGCTTAAATCGCCAGTGAAGCACgagcaacagaagaagaaaggggAAACCTTAAAGGATTCTGAATCGTTGGCCGCCCAGTTTGCACTTAAGGAAGGAGAGTGGGACTGTGCAGTTTGCTGCGTAAGAAATAAACCCAAGGATACACGTTGTGCTGCCTGTCAAAGTGTCAATCCCAATGCTTCATCACAACCAGACATTCAGGCTGCTGGTGACTCCAAAGCCAGCCCGTTTACTTTCAAATTTGGAACAGATTCTTCAAAGTCCGGTAGTTCTGGCTCTCCTTTTACTGGGTTTGGTGCTTTTGGAGCTTCTATACCTACTTCATTTACCTTTGGCACAAGcacaacaaaagctgctgaaaCTCTAACCAGTGCATTCACTTCTGGTTTTGGAGTTCCTTTTGGAAAGAAGTCAGGGCAGTGGGACTGTGAAACATGCTGTGCAAAAAATGAAGCCTCTTCAGAGGTTTGTACTTCTTGTAAAGCAGCCAAAGCACAAGCTGCAGATGCACCTGCAGGCCAGTCCACTATACGTACAGCTGATTCTGGCTTTGCCCAGTTTAGCAAGAAGCCAGGGCAGTGGGACTGTGATGTATGTGAAGTAAGAAATAATGCCTCAGTTGACAAATGTGTTGCCTGTCAAAGTGCCAAACCTGTCACTAAATCAGCAGCAGGGGCTCAAATAGCCTCAAATCAGCCAACTTCATCAGGATTTGAAGCTGATATTGCAAAGAATCATTCTCAATGGGACTGCAGTGTATGCCTTGTCAGAAATGAAGCATCTGCCTCTAAATGTGTTTCCTGCCAGAACCCAAACAATTCTGCTTCTGTAGAAGCCATGTTTGCCAAGAAGGATGGAGAATGGGACTGTGACATGTGTTTAGTAAGAAACGCAGTCTCAGCTAGTAAGTGTGTAGCTTGTCAAACACCAAATCCCAATGCTAAAAGTACAGCCAGTACTGCTCCCTCAGcttccagcttcagcttcagctttggAAGCAACAGCTCAGCAAAACAGCCTCCTGCCGGAACTGGATTTACAATGCCTTTTGCAACAGGTAGCACTTTTCAGTTTGGTCAAAGTAGTGACAAAAGCTCAACCGCTCCCTCTGCATCCAGCTCCTCAACTACTTCTGGCTTTTCGTTTTCAATGCCTATTTCATCTGGTGGTTTCAAGTTTGGCATTCTGGACAGCTCAAAAGAAACTGCCTCCATAGACAATCCTCCACCAGGTTCAGCCTCCAGTTTTCTTAAAATCATAGCTGACAATCACAGCGAGACAGAAAAGGCATCTACACTCTCAGCGGGGCAAAAGGAGCATGAGCAGAATCCATTAATTGCTGGAAAAACCAATACTTTTAGTTTTGCAGACTTGGCACAATCCTCTGGGGATTTCCAATTTGGGCAGAATGACCCTAACTTCAAAGGTTTCTCTGGGGCTGGTGAGCAGTTGTTCTCATCATTTCAACCAGCACCCACAAAGACAGATGCCGTGAACGAACTGGAGGAAGATGAGATGTATAGGACAGAAGATAATGATGATATTCAATTTGAGCCTGTGGTTCAGATGCCAGACAAGGTGGACCTGGTGACAGGGGAAGAGGACGAACAGGTCCTTTACTCTCAACGTGTCAAATTGTTTAGATTTGACTCCACCACCAGCCAGTGGAAAGAGCGTGGTGTAGGAACCCTGAAATTTCTGAAGAACAATACAAATGGCAGGTTAAGGGTTCTCATGAGGAGAGAACAGGTTCTGAAGGTGTGTGCCAACCACTGGATCACCACCACCATGAATCTTAAACCCCTGGCAGGCTCAGATAAGGCTTGGATCTGGATGGCCAATGACTTCTCAGATGGCGATGCTAAGCTTGAACAGTTGGCTGCCAAGTTTAAAACGCCTGAGCTTGCTGAGGAGTTTAAGGAGAAGTTCGAGGAGTGTCAGAGACTTCTTCTGGATATCCCACTTCAAACTCCCCACAAGCTTGTCGATACAGGCAGAACAGCACATCTTATTCAGAAAGCAGAGGAAATGAAGTCTGGTTTGAAAGACCTGAAATTCTTTTTGACAGATGAGAAAACAAAGATTAAAGACGACGACACCCAAGGAGATGTTACAGCATCCAGCAATGTCTCAAGCCTTGTAATCAAGGCTCACGGTGAAACCACAGGCCCCACTTTAGAATGGGACAACTACGACTTAAGAGAAGAGGCTTTAGATGACACAGTTGACTCCTCAGTCTATGCCTCTCCACTTGCCAGCAGCCCTCTGAGGAAGAACCTTTTCCGCTTTGGAGAGAGTACTGGTGGTTTCAACTTCAGCTTCCAACCTGGCATCAGCCCCTCAAAGTCCCCTGCTAAGCTCAACCAGAGCAGAGCATCTGTGGGAACTGATGATGAGCAGGATGTAACCCAGGATGAAGACAGGGATGGCCAGTACTTTGAACCTGTGGTCCCCTTGCCTGATCTGGTGGAGATATCTACAGGAGAGGAAAATGAACTTGTGGTCTTTAGCCACCGAGCCAAACTCTATCGCTATGATAAGCAGCTGGCTCAGTGGAAGGAACGCGGTATTGGAGACCTCAAGATCTTGCAGAATTATGACACCAAAGGAGTAAGATTGATAATGAGAAGAGACCAAGTACTTAAGATCTGTGCCAACCACTGGATCACTGCACTCATGAAGCTAGAACCTATGAAGGGTGCAGAGAAGGCCTGGGTCTGGAGTGCTTTTGACTTTGCTGAAGGAGAAGGTAATATCGAACAGTTGGCCGTGAGATTCAAGCTCCAGGACActgcaaacacatttaaacaggcCTTTGAGGATGCAAAGgttgcacaagaaaaaaaggaactcATGACTCCTGTCACATCAAGGGTTGCCCCACCGCAagacagtggagctgctggaaccCCAAGGACTCCTACAGCCGTATGTGGAAAGGCAGCCATCGCTGTTCTGGAAGAGACCACAAAGGAAACTACAAAGCCTTCCCAGGATAGTTATGTCAAACCATGTTCACCAGGTTCCCAGAGTCCTGTCAATCCTTCAAAGACAGTGGTGTCTCCCCCGAAGTTTGTTTTTGGCACCGATAGCCTTCAGAAGATTTTTGGAAGTCCCAAGTCTAACACTGAATCACAGTCTGGATCCAGTTTCAAAGCAAAAGATTCAGGATCTCACACCAAGACTTCACTTGCATTCCCTGCATTCAAAATCCCAGAGAAAG GGCTGGACTTTAGGCTTTTCAAAGATAACCCAATGGCTTTTTGGACGAGCACATCAACCACCCAATTTGAACCCCCAG AGCCTCTACAGGCGGAAAGAGGTGGTGCATGTTCAGAGGCGGATTCGGATTCCGAGGTGGAGGTTGTGTACGTCAGGGAACCCACTGCTGAGCAGGCAGCTTTAGCCAGGAAACTCCTGCTGCCTCCCACCTTCTTCTGCTACCAGAATGAACCAGGGTACACCAGTGACGATCAAACCGACG ATGAAGACTACGAGTCGGCAGTGAGGGCTTTGAATGGAAAGCTCTACGATGATTCCCCTaaggcggcggctgctgctgctgctgcatgcggTGATG ACACCGACTGCCAGGTTGTGTGGGAGAAGAAGCCAacaccagaggaagaggaaaaggccaaaagcctccagcttcctcctacATTTTTCTGTGGCTTAAGCACCTCAGATAGTGACCCAGACCATGACAAGGCCGATGATTTTGAGACAGAAGTCCACAAGGCGCAGCGGGACTTG GATGCTCAGTTAAATGCAGGTAAGAgggcctccagcagcaccgCTGTAGCCACAGAGTCAGCGCCAGGCCCTTCGGCCAGCAGAATGCCAGAGGAGCAGACCTCAGAACAGCCAACCGAGCCTCAGCGTGAGGGTCCAAGCAGCAGCTCCCCGATTGACCTGTCAACCAAGAAGACCCCAGAGTCAAACACAGGGACTGCAACAACCACATCTAGTCAAG ACTCCTCCTTCTTTGACGTGAACTCCTTTAAAGGATTCTCCTTTGCAGATTTGGCAAAAAATGCAGATGGATTTGCTTTTGGAACACAAG ACACTAATTTCTCATGGGCAAATGCTGGAGCAACAGTGTTTGGCTCTGCAGTGTCCTCTGCACCAAAAAACAATGGCGAGGAAGAGGgcagtgatgaagaggaggctcCTAATAATGTGGACATTCATTTCGAGCCAATAGTTTCACTACCAGAG GTGGAGACGAAGTctggagaggaggacgaggaaatCCTGTTTAAGGAGCGCGCCAAGCTGTACCGATGGGACCGTGATACCAACCAGTGGAAGGAACGTGGCATCGGTGACCTCAAGATCCTTTTCCACCCGAATAAACATTTCTACCGAATCCTGATGAGAAGAGAGCAGGTGCTGAGGGTTTGTGCCAATCAGATAATCTCTCAGTCGATGGAGCTCAAGCCTATGAACACCTCAGCTAACGCAATGGTCTGGACCGCCACAGACTATTCAG ATGGTGATGGTGTAGTGGAGCAGCTGGCAGCCAAGTTCAAAACCCCTGAGATCACTCAAACCTTCCAGAAGACCTTCTGTGAGTGTCAGCGGCGAATGGCCCAAACCGACCGAGACGgctcctccatctcttcacCACAGATGTCCAGAGTTCAAGAGCACTCGAGAGAAACGAATCCACGGGTGTTCCTCAAAGTATCTGCAGACGGCCAACCGCTGGGCACCATTACCATTGAGCTTTTCTCCCATATTGTCCCGAAAACAGCAGAAAACTTCAGGGCTCTGTGTACTGCTGAGAAAGGCTTTGGGCTGCAGAACTCCATCTTCCACAGGGTCATACCTGACTTCATGTGTCAG GGTGGAGACATCACAAACAGTGATGGTACAGGAGGCAAATCCATCTACGGCAGCAGATTTGAGGACGAGAACTTTGATGTTCGGCACACGGGCCCAGGAATCCTCTCTATGGCCAATCAAGGGCGCGACACCAACAACTCGCAGTTCTTCATCACCTTGAAAAAAGCCGAACACCTGGACTTCAAGCACGTGGCCTTCGGTTGGGTACAGGACGGCATGGATGTGGTGCGGCACATGGGAGAACTGGGCACAAAGGACGGCAAGCCTGCAAAGAAGCTCGTCATCACAGACTGTGGTCAGCTGTAG